From a single Acidobacteriota bacterium genomic region:
- a CDS encoding sigma-70 family RNA polymerase sigma factor, with protein sequence MSEPNISEITTILKDWNNGDDAAGERLIPYVYDELKRQARALMSRERPNHTLQPTALVHEAFMRLAKQTGIEWQNRAHFYGTSARLMRQILVDHARNHGAAKRGNHAIHFSADDVDIPVEQRADSILIVDEVLDRLFAIDEQQARVVEMRFFGGMSNAEIAEALGISERTVVREWQSARLWLFRELNRS encoded by the coding sequence ATGAGTGAACCGAACATCTCGGAGATCACTACCATTCTGAAAGACTGGAATAACGGCGACGACGCGGCGGGCGAGCGGTTGATTCCCTATGTCTATGACGAGCTGAAGCGGCAGGCTCGGGCTTTGATGTCGCGCGAGCGGCCGAATCATACGCTCCAGCCGACCGCGCTTGTTCATGAGGCTTTCATGCGGCTTGCCAAGCAAACCGGCATCGAATGGCAAAACCGAGCCCATTTCTACGGCACTTCCGCCCGGCTGATGCGGCAAATACTCGTCGACCATGCTCGAAATCACGGCGCCGCAAAACGCGGCAATCACGCAATACATTTTTCCGCCGACGATGTCGATATCCCGGTCGAGCAGCGGGCCGATTCGATCTTGATCGTCGATGAAGTGCTCGACCGGCTTTTCGCGATCGACGAACAGCAGGCACGCGTTGTTGAGATGCGGTTCTTCGGCGGGATGAGCAATGCCGAGATCGCCGAAGCACTTGGCATTTCCGAACGGACCGTCGTGCGCGAATGGCAGTCGGCTCGACTCTGGTTGTTTCGCGAGTTAAATCGCTCTTAA